A single genomic interval of Candidatus Gracilibacteria bacterium harbors:
- a CDS encoding disulfide bond formation protein B has translation MSLEQFSLIVGICLVIGQAIFILGWFLFAVSSKFRTWISGLFSRQVWTFLTLLLIVGSIGGSLIYSNIYELAVCEFCWYQRMAIYPQAIILVVALWKKEYISGIVSSLVLSSIGIVLAAYQYSLNVRKMLHPDTFFAPCDASGISCADVPIVIFGYITIPFMTIAILLLSMTTLYFALKTKKI, from the coding sequence ATGTCACTCGAACAATTCTCCCTCATCGTCGGAATCTGTCTCGTTATCGGGCAAGCAATATTCATTCTCGGATGGTTTTTGTTTGCGGTTTCCAGCAAATTCCGAACGTGGATTTCTGGACTTTTCTCGCGCCAAGTCTGGACATTCCTCACCCTTCTCCTCATCGTCGGCTCTATCGGATGAAGCCTCATCTACTCGAATATCTATGAGCTCGCTGTCTGCGAATTCTGCTGGTATCAGCGCATGGCTATCTATCCACAGGCCATCATCCTCGTAGTCGCGCTCTGGAAAAAAGAATATATTTCTGGAATCGTCAGTTCACTTGTTCTCTCAAGTATTGGAATCGTTCTCGCGGCATATCAATATAGTCTCAATGTCCGAAAAATGCTCCATCCTGACACATTTTTCGCACCATGTGATGCAAGTGGAATCTCTTGTGCGGATGTTCCTATCGTGATTTTCGGCTATATCACGATCCCATTCATGACGATAGCGATTCTCCTCCTCTCAATGACGACACTCTACTTCGCACTGAAGACGAAGAAGATATAA
- a CDS encoding InlB B-repeat-containing protein produces MLFSQYLSSNQGMMVTKKAFTLIELMVVIAIIGVLAAALYPQIGKYASRGRDAGRITAIANIGSALDSSRFDYDGKYPDHVGGCVPMNMLLTKKYLMTEIISPSGTGYNEGCGNNGQFGYGNLGIGSVLMGIMENDSTGNYTGSTAGFTGTLTKEGILNTLNTKNGAGRYHIRPTNYILNNAIFLSESSGVCGTEANTCKSGVAKDYIAASCGGTETWKCAGSPGSIDDNCEAVRVCSSDGNCGTAAGTPTPIYPTSNLCSIASMTATPNDTTATDGIYNWTCEGINGGGAVPCSAAKQYTVTFYTNGGTPVGNQSVAYNSTATEPSPAPTKDGYVFGGWYSNDALTSGWNFSTLITGNTSLYAKWGLHTYGVSGTFGANGAGATINGCGKSTTADASGHFSFGSVESGTACDNVSAVLTGYTCTTSRQGPSSLSTDVTDIEGSCTPETTMCMIGHDALDSGIIGSCIIECGIEGGTCETMTYTVTFNTNGGTPVTDQNIAQGANATEPSPAPTKDGYVFGGWYSDAGFTSGWNFSTPITGNTSLYAKWDTISYPPSCSNSIKDGDELGVDCGGSCQECKYSFTQSVKGAAANNSIRFISLGVHNNCVISKVWGDVTDHTSYYIIGSAGTEWTIAILDEGNASTAYAETICNDLSIGGESSTEGSSCGVGGLGIMVGGCCYEGTFVKYNPLTPFLKWYHDVNWNVSNSCGNQWCSDVSLPSCGITKSPSLWPVNCNNGFQDGGETGVDCGGGCQACGGGLGGGGDSGGGDSGGGDVWIPGA; encoded by the coding sequence ATGTTATTTTCACAGTATCTTTCCTCAAATCAAGGAATGATGGTAACAAAGAAAGCTTTCACTCTCATTGAGCTCATGGTAGTCATAGCTATCATAGGAGTATTGGCTGCCGCACTCTATCCCCAGATTGGGAAATATGCGAGCAGAGGACGTGATGCTGGTCGTATCACAGCAATTGCCAATATAGGAAGTGCTCTCGATAGCTCTCGTTTTGACTATGATGGGAAATACCCAGACCATGTCGGAGGATGTGTACCGATGAATATGTTGCTCACCAAAAAATATCTCATGACGGAAATCATCAGTCCAAGTGGAACAGGATACAATGAAGGATGTGGAAATAATGGACAATTCGGATATGGAAATCTCGGAATCGGAAGTGTGCTCATGGGAATAATGGAAAATGACTCTACAGGAAACTACACTGGTTCCACTGCTGGCTTCACAGGAACACTCACAAAAGAAGGAATACTCAATACGCTCAATACAAAAAATGGAGCATGACGATATCATATTCGCCCAACAAATTATATTCTGAATAATGCGATTTTCTTATCTGAGTCAAGTGGTGTCTGTGGTACAGAAGCAAATACGTGTAAATCAGGAGTAGCAAAAGATTATATCGCTGCTTCCTGTGGTGGAACTGAGACTTGGAAATGTGCCGGAAGTCCTGGATCTATTGATGATAATTGTGAAGCTGTACGCGTTTGTTCGAGTGATGGAAATTGTGGTACAGCCGCTGGAACTCCAACTCCTATATATCCTACATCGAATCTTTGTAGCATAGCATCTATGACCGCTACACCGAATGATACAACTGCAACAGATGGTATCTATAATTGGACTTGTGAAGGAATCAATGGTGGCGGAGCAGTACCTTGTAGTGCCGCAAAACAATATACGGTCACTTTCTATACCAATGGATGAACTCCTGTAGGAAATCAGAGTGTAGCATACAACTCAACTGCAACAGAACCATCACCAGCACCAACAAAAGATGGATATGTATTTGGTGGATGGTATAGTAATGATGCACTTACTTCAGGATGGAATTTTTCTACTCTGATTACTGGCAATACTTCACTCTATGCAAAATGGGGACTTCATACCTATGGTGTCTCTGGAACATTTGGAGCCAATGGAGCTGGAGCAACAATAAATGGTTGTGGAAAAAGTACTACTGCAGATGCATCTGGGCATTTCTCATTTGGGTCTGTAGAAAGTGGTACTGCTTGTGATAATGTATCAGCTGTTCTTACTGGATATACTTGTACCACTTCGAGACAAGGACCATCAAGTCTTTCTACAGATGTTACAGATATTGAAGGAAGTTGTACACCAGAAACAACTATGTGTATGATTGGACACGATGCTCTTGATTCTGGCATTATTGGATCATGTATTATTGAATGTGGTATTGAAGGAGGAACGTGTGAGACAATGACATATACTGTCACTTTTAATACCAATGGATGAACTCCTGTGACCGATCAGAATATAGCACAGTGAGCAAACGCAACAGAGCCATCACCAGCACCAACAAAAGACGGATATGTATTTGGTGGATGGTATAGTGATGCATGATTTACTTCAGGATGGAACTTTTCTACTCCAATTACTGGAAATACTTCACTCTATGCAAAATGGGATACAATCTCATACCCTCCATCATGTTCGAATAGTATAAAAGATGGTGATGAGTTATGAGTAGATTGTGGAGGAAGTTGTCAAGAATGTAAGTATTCATTTACTCAAAGTGTGAAAGGAGCTGCCGCTAATAATAGTATACGATTCATTTCTCTTGGCGTGCACAATAATTGTGTCATCTCAAAAGTATGGTGAGATGTGACAGATCATACATCATATTATATTATTGGGTCAGCATGAACTGAATGGACTATCGCTATTCTCGATGAATGAAATGCTTCCACAGCATATGCTGAGACAATATGTAATGATCTCAGTATTGGTGGAGAATCTTCTACAGAATGAAGTAGTTGTGGAGTATGAGGCTTATGAATCATGGTTTGATGATGTTGTTATGAAGGCACTTTTGTGAAGTATAATCCGCTCACTCCATTTCTAAAATGGTATCATGATGTTAACTGGAATGTGAGTAATAGTTGTGGGAATCAGTGGTGTTCTGATGTCTCTCTTCCATCTTGTGGCATTACAAAATCTCCATCTTTATGGCCTGTAAATTGTAATAATTGATTCCAAGACGGAGGTGAAACATGAGTAGACTGTGGAGGGGGTTGTCAAGCATGTTGAGGTGGATTGGGTGGAGGAGGAGATAGTGGGGGAGGAGATAGTGGAGGAGGAGATGTATGGATTCCTGGAGCGTAA
- a CDS encoding RNA-binding protein, translating to MATKRLFVGNVPFRIDGEELRAAFEAVAPVADFFWPTDRETGRKKGFCFVDVDEADLETVIAEMNGKDIMGRQLAVNEARPREER from the coding sequence ATGGCTACAAAACGCCTATTCGTTGGGAATGTTCCATTCCGTATTGACGGTGAGGAGCTCCGTGCTGCTTTTGAAGCAGTTGCTCCAGTTGCTGATTTTTTCTGGCCTACTGATCGTGAGACAGGACGCAAGAAGGGTTTTTGTTTCGTCGATGTAGACGAAGCAGATCTCGAGACTGTCATCGCTGAGATGAACGGTAAGGATATTATGGGTCGTCAACTCGCTGTGAACGAAGCTCGTCCACGCGAAGAGAGATAG
- the rplI gene encoding 50S ribosomal protein L9 has translation MPPSKLSVELLVDIANVGRHGEIIEVSTSQARNYLIPKKLAREVTPERIKQIEIDKKRSADQARMRLEQAFDIQKQLDGQTLEFTLKGKGNKVFGGLGEHEVGTRIKQKFGIDFEKKDIKLPNKTHIKTAGSHMVYLHITRDTLAKVFINVTIDE, from the coding sequence ATGCCTCCATCAAAACTCTCTGTAGAACTCCTCGTCGATATCGCAAATGTCGGACGCCATGGAGAAATCATCGAAGTCTCCACTTCTCAGGCTCGCAACTACCTCATCCCGAAAAAACTCGCTCGTGAAGTCACTCCAGAACGCATCAAGCAGATTGAAATCGACAAAAAACGAAGTGCTGACCAGGCACGCATGCGCCTCGAGCAAGCATTCGATATACAGAAACAACTCGACGGACAAACACTCGAGTTCACTCTCAAGGGAAAAGGAAATAAGGTCTTCGGATGACTCGGAGAACATGAGGTCGGAACTCGTATCAAACAAAAATTCGGTATCGATTTCGAGAAAAAAGACATCAAGCTTCCAAACAAAACGCATATCAAAACGGCGGGTTCCCACATGGTATATCTCCATATCACTCGTGACACGCTCGCGAAAGTATTTATAAATGTCACTATTGATGAATAA
- the rplU gene encoding 50S ribosomal protein L21 codes for MIAIVEIGGKQYTVEKGQTIDVDNQNLEVGATLETSALLLADAEGKKVQVGTPTVDGSKVTFSVVENFKDEKIRVFKIIPKKRHTRTRGFRAMKTRLQVVSIA; via the coding sequence ATGATTGCTATCGTAGAAATCGGTGGAAAGCAGTACACTGTAGAAAAAGGTCAGACGATTGATGTCGACAACCAGAATCTCGAAGTTGGTGCAACTCTCGAGACTTCAGCACTTCTCCTTGCTGATGCTGAAGGGAAGAAAGTTCAGGTTGGAACTCCTACAGTTGATGGTTCAAAGGTAACTTTCTCTGTTGTAGAGAATTTCAAGGATGAAAAGATTCGTGTATTCAAAATTATTCCAAAAAAACGTCATACACGAACTCGCGGATTTCGCGCTATGAAGACTCGACTTCAAGTTGTTTCTATAGCGTAG
- a CDS encoding DUF4163 domain-containing protein — protein MRKFLIFCFFFFLGAIVVDTAAAQSYLNPDGSRVNIEIPAGLPTPVANTLDAKIKSYLPTDFEVVDFSGMGEGQNPANWEYDINVKKIYSNTGFTSLLMETYQFTGGAHGSSARIGLVIDNITGKTYTLGDFYDTKKLVHRLSPVWQMRIRNKLSAALEQTLTADEKSWIRDGTTDILHYQSFILTDRVLVVFGQQYQHNAYAYGMQTLTYPLARLTNMRK, from the coding sequence ATGCGTAAATTTCTGATTTTTTGTTTTTTCTTTTTTCTCGGTGCTATCGTCGTCGATACTGCAGCCGCGCAATCATATCTGAATCCTGATGGATCTCGGGTGAATATCGAGATTCCTGCAGGGCTTCCAACGCCTGTCGCGAATACCCTTGATGCGAAGATTAAGAGCTATCTTCCGACGGATTTTGAGGTCGTGGACTTCTCTGGAATGGGAGAAGGTCAGAATCCTGCGAATTGGGAATATGATATCAATGTGAAGAAAATCTATTCCAATACAGGATTCACATCACTTCTGATGGAAACATATCAGTTCACAGGTGGAGCTCACGGATCAAGTGCTCGCATCGGTCTCGTGATCGATAATATTACTGGTAAGACATACACGCTCTGAGATTTCTATGATACCAAGAAATTGGTTCACAGGCTTTCTCCAGTATGGCAGATGCGTATCCGAAATAAGCTCTCTGCTGCACTCGAACAGACACTCACTGCAGATGAGAAATCTTGGATTCGTGATGGTACAACCGATATATTGCATTATCAGTCATTCATTCTGACGGATAGAGTACTTGTCGTGTTCGGTCAGCAATATCAACACAATGCGTATGCATATGGTATGCAGACACTCACTTATCCACTCGCACGACTCACAAATATGAGAAAATAA
- a CDS encoding helix-turn-helix domain-containing protein, with protein MVRNPQCACPKAQALFTLLGKKWIIFIMQAVDNGATTFTEIGKAVGGANTKILTDRLHELVESGILEKNTESGKYILSPLGQELSHRLIELSHWWGEQKK; from the coding sequence ATGGTTCGAAATCCTCAATGTGCATGTCCGAAAGCCCAAGCCCTCTTCACTCTCCTCGGAAAAAAGTGGATCATCTTCATCATGCAAGCGGTCGATAATGGTGCAACCACCTTCACAGAAATCGGGAAAGCCGTCGGATGAGCCAACACAAAAATCCTGACGGATCGACTCCATGAACTCGTTGAGTCAGGAATCCTCGAGAAAAATACAGAAAGTGGGAAATATATCCTCTCCCCTCTCGGGCAAGAACTCTCACATCGACTCATCGAACTCTCACACTGGTGGGGTGAACAGAAAAAATAG
- a CDS encoding ZIP family metal transporter, with the protein MFLPLLILTSISATGLLLYSFRRVNPTILNLLIALGAGSMLAVSLVHILPESLEQTELAIYAFLAGFILIYIIEELLTPHYHDHIHGDHSHEDPHEHYDHVAVISFIAIFAHTILDGLGIRAGMGLSEVAGYAILFGVGIHQIPVSLSLAAIFRESKLQKSTQITLLGLFALAAPTGYFLSDIVLSNVDETITGLAAAFAGGSLLYVATADLLPMIHAQSKKKYATIIIFLIGCSLMTWLASHHHTEGDTMMHELSHQK; encoded by the coding sequence ATGTTTCTTCCTCTCCTCATTCTCACATCTATCTCTGCAACTGGACTTCTTCTCTATTCTTTCAGACGAGTCAATCCCACTATCCTCAATCTCCTCATCGCACTCGGAGCGGGATCGATGCTTGCTGTATCTCTCGTTCATATTCTCCCCGAATCACTCGAACAGACAGAACTGGCGATTTACGCATTTCTCGCAGGCTTCATCCTCATCTATATTATCGAAGAACTGCTCACGCCACACTATCACGATCATATACACGGAGATCATAGTCATGAGGATCCGCACGAACACTATGATCATGTAGCGGTGATTTCCTTTATTGCGATTTTTGCTCATACGATCCTCGATGGACTCGGTATTCGTGCTGGAATGGGACTCTCAGAAGTTGCTGGATATGCGATTCTCTTCGGGGTTGGTATTCACCAGATTCCTGTCTCACTTTCCCTCGCAGCGATTTTCCGAGAATCCAAACTCCAGAAATCCACCCAAATTACCCTCCTCGGACTCTTTGCACTCGCAGCTCCAACAGGATATTTTCTCTCTGATATTGTACTCTCGAATGTGGATGAAACTATCACCGGACTTGCTGCAGCATTCGCTGGTGGTTCACTTCTCTATGTTGCCACTGCTGACCTTCTTCCGATGATCCACGCACAATCGAAGAAGAAATATGCCACCATAATAATATTTCTCATTGGATGCAGTCTCATGACCTGGCTCGCGAGCCATCACCATACTGAATGAGATACTATGATGCATGAACTCTCTCATCAAAAATAA
- a CDS encoding NAD(P)H-dependent oxidoreductase: MSFLSNLNWRYATKKFDVTKKISDADLEKILEAIRLAPSSYGLQPYHFYIVTNQEVKDKIQAVAWNQSQVGTASHLIIFAARTDLMQNKEEYFTLMSGGNPEVRAKLKGFEDMMNGFIEGKSEPADILAWTSKQAYIAQGFALAAAAELQIDSCPMEGFDSSAVGGILGLPESQKAIAMIPFGYRDASETPRPKVRFAKEQIFTEVN, translated from the coding sequence ATGTCTTTTCTTTCCAATCTCAACTGGCGTTATGCAACGAAGAAATTCGATGTAACAAAGAAGATTTCTGATGCTGATCTCGAGAAAATCCTCGAAGCGATTCGTCTCGCGCCGTCATCATATGGACTTCAGCCATACCATTTCTATATCGTCACGAATCAAGAAGTGAAGGATAAAATCCAAGCAGTTGCATGGAATCAATCACAAGTCGGAACAGCATCTCACCTTATTATATTTGCTGCGCGCACGGATCTCATGCAGAATAAAGAAGAATATTTCACGCTCATGTCTGGTGGGAATCCAGAAGTTCGTGCGAAACTCAAAGGATTCGAAGATATGATGAATGGATTCATCGAAGGGAAATCAGAACCTGCTGATATCCTCGCATGGACATCAAAACAAGCGTATATCGCGCAATGATTTGCACTTGCTGCGGCTGCTGAACTCCAGATTGACTCATGTCCGATGGAATGATTCGATTCATCTGCTGTTGGTGGGATTCTCGGACTTCCAGAATCTCAGAAAGCAATTGCTATGATTCCTTTTGGATACCGTGATGCGAGTGAAACTCCACGACCGAAAGTTCGTTTTGCAAAAGAACAGATCTTTACAGAAGTAAATTAG
- the ruvX gene encoding Holliday junction resolvase RuvX — protein sequence MNKTYLSIDYGTKKTGLAYSVGSFVFGYKTIPTNELSTHIEELIREKNITDIVIGMPYNIDGSMSKHGKRVEQFAKELEKKTLLPIHLHDERLTSSEARITFDETGFDGDVDIESARLILEDFLESEKK from the coding sequence ATGAATAAAACCTATCTCAGCATCGACTATGGAACGAAGAAAACATGACTCGCCTATTCGGTTGGGTCATTTGTTTTCGGATACAAAACTATTCCGACGAACGAACTCTCTACACATATCGAGGAACTCATCCGAGAAAAAAATATCACCGATATCGTCATCGGAATGCCGTATAATATCGATGGAAGTATGTCGAAACACGGAAAACGTGTGGAACAATTCGCGAAAGAACTCGAAAAGAAAACACTACTTCCCATCCATCTTCATGACGAACGACTCACCTCAAGCGAAGCAAGAATCACCTTCGACGAAACGGGATTCGACGGAGATGTCGATATCGAGAGTGCGCGACTCATTCTCGAAGATTTTCTCGAATCAGAAAAAAAGTAA
- a CDS encoding transcriptional repressor, with translation MSIARITESRKRFVELLGQSPRITFTDLKKELVGKKGQPGMNLATLYRIVDAFRDQGLIHEMTIAGERVIFPCQCDHAEKDDAITISFCENCGAIYDVHTKLASPYISSITYAHMKSCNACVLH, from the coding sequence ATGTCTATCGCTCGTATCACAGAATCTCGCAAACGCTTCGTCGAACTTCTCGGTCAATCTCCGCGTATCACCTTCACCGATCTGAAGAAGGAACTCGTCGGAAAGAAATGACAACCAGGAATGAATCTTGCGACGCTCTATCGTATCGTCGATGCATTTCGTGATCAGGGACTCATCCATGAGATGACGATTGCTTGAGAGCGTGTGATTTTCCCTTGCCAATGCGATCACGCAGAAAAAGATGACGCTATCACTATTAGCTTCTGCGAGAATTGTGGTGCTATCTACGATGTCCATACCAAGCTCGCGAGTCCATATATTTCGAGTATCACGTATGCACATATGAAGTCTTGCAATGCCTGTGTTCTTCATTAA
- a CDS encoding GTP-binding protein, with translation MIPITIITGFLGSGKTTLLNHILTGDHGLRIAVVENEFGETSIDSNLIERSTEELIEVSNGCMCCVVRKDWMDAIERLLDSGKQIDAIIIEASGASEPLPIAQSFLMNDMGGRVKLDSIICLVDALNYEHLLQAHPDIALDQLEFADFVVLNKCDLIDSEKKKLLHTLIRRVNAFAPIIEASHGKVDIDLLLSTGRFSMENLREEKKGHVHGHENLQVFSYVPNGKFKAKELDAFLEDLTTDCYRIKGFVEFTERPNEWWLIQKAGARFTMDPWTGAIPAESRIVFIGKDMDESLIRKLLDETTENGRSVLFVT, from the coding sequence ATGATTCCTATCACCATTATTACCTGATTTCTCGGCAGTGGCAAAACCACGCTCCTGAATCATATCCTCACCTGAGATCACGGACTCCGGATTGCCGTTGTCGAGAATGAATTCGGCGAAACCAGTATCGATTCCAATCTCATCGAACGTTCGACCGAAGAGCTCATCGAGGTCTCGAACGGTTGCATGTGTTGTGTCGTGCGCAAGGATTGGATGGATGCTATCGAACGTCTTCTCGACTCAGGGAAACAAATCGATGCTATCATCATCGAAGCATCGGGTGCGAGCGAGCCACTTCCGATTGCGCAGTCATTTCTCATGAATGATATGTGAGGTCGCGTGAAGCTCGACTCTATCATCTGTCTCGTCGATGCACTGAACTATGAACACCTCTTGCAGGCGCATCCAGATATTGCGCTCGATCAGCTCGAATTCGCCGATTTCGTAGTACTCAACAAGTGTGATCTCATCGATAGCGAAAAGAAAAAACTCCTCCATACACTCATCCGCCGAGTAAATGCGTTCGCGCCGATTATCGAGGCAAGTCATGGAAAAGTCGATATCGATCTCCTCCTCTCGACGGGACGATTCAGCATGGAGAATCTTCGTGAAGAGAAAAAAGGACACGTGCATGGACACGAGAATCTCCAGGTTTTCTCCTACGTACCGAATGGAAAATTCAAAGCAAAAGAACTCGACGCTTTTCTCGAAGATCTCACCACTGACTGTTATCGGATAAAAGGATTCGTGGAGTTCACCGAACGCCCGAATGAGTGGTGGCTCATCCAGAAGGCTGGAGCCCGATTCACGATGGATCCATGGACTGGAGCAATCCCAGCAGAATCCCGCATCGTCTTCATCGGGAAAGATATGGATGAATCTCTCATCCGGAAACTCCTCGATGAAACGACAGAAAATGGACGGTCGGTTTTGTTTGTGACATAA
- a CDS encoding LysM peptidoglycan-binding domain-containing protein translates to MPIYPSLSVLGSDYSAAADYDESTIITAYNDDEEMPAYVTENGFISTDFDVSSPIASREDVNDGGTNTIKKSASSEKYVVQSGDTIAKIAARYGVSTDTILWANDMEATDTLSVGMSLLVPPVSGVMHRVVAGDTISEIASRYDVDADDIVRVNNLRDAASIRKGMDLMIPGAAPKKVAKQTEVGKVPEPKKTTTPKQTEVKNENTTPSSTVVNGLKSRYTVKYTGLSRGFAWGNCTWYVAQHKTVTWRGNANQWMKNAKAAGIKTGQTPVPGAIIQFSGRGYNRYYGHVGIVADVTDDYVIVKDMNYRSLNEVTIRKIPRDDESIDGYIYVD, encoded by the coding sequence ATGCCAATCTATCCTTCGCTTTCTGTACTTGGTTCTGACTATAGTGCAGCGGCGGATTATGATGAGTCAACGATTATCACGGCATACAATGATGATGAAGAAATGCCAGCATACGTCACAGAAAATGGTTTTATCAGTACAGATTTCGATGTTTCGAGTCCTATTGCTTCGAGAGAAGATGTGAATGATGGAGGTACAAATACTATCAAGAAATCAGCAAGTTCAGAGAAGTATGTAGTTCAATCAGGTGATACGATTGCAAAAATTGCAGCAAGATATGGAGTAAGTACCGATACGATTCTTTGGGCAAATGATATGGAAGCAACAGATACACTCTCTGTTGGCATGTCCCTTCTGGTTCCTCCAGTTTCTGGAGTGATGCATAGGGTAGTTGCTGGTGATACTATTTCTGAGATTGCGTCACGTTATGATGTCGATGCGGATGATATCGTTCGTGTGAATAATCTTCGTGATGCAGCTTCTATTCGAAAAGGAATGGATCTTATGATTCCGGGTGCCGCTCCCAAGAAGGTCGCAAAACAGACGGAAGTGGGGAAAGTTCCAGAACCAAAGAAAACAACTACACCAAAACAGACGGAAGTAAAAAATGAAAATACAACTCCATCGTCCACTGTGGTAAACGGACTCAAGTCACGTTATACAGTGAAATATACTGGACTCTCTCGTGGATTTGCATGGGGAAACTGTACGTGGTATGTTGCTCAACACAAGACGGTTACATGGCGTGGGAATGCGAATCAATGGATGAAAAACGCGAAGGCTGCTGGAATAAAAACAGGTCAGACACCAGTTCCTGGTGCTATCATCCAATTCAGTGGTCGAGGATATAATCGCTACTATGGACATGTGGGTATCGTGGCTGATGTGACAGATGATTATGTCATCGTGAAAGATATGAACTATCGTTCATTGAATGAAGTCACTATCCGAAAGATTCCTCGTGATGATGAATCAATCGATGGATATATCTATGTTGATTAG
- a CDS encoding transcriptional repressor: MMSTIHQRHILAFFAEKKMLSFSELKTQFIETKEMNQTTLYRILERFLETGKIHKAELKGEKYFVLCECHKEQEEGIKLQCCNQCHSIQEQHFPLAPDALRSETVEYLKCCEKCR, from the coding sequence ATGATGTCCACAATTCACCAGCGCCACATCCTCGCATTTTTCGCAGAGAAGAAAATGCTCTCTTTTTCTGAACTCAAGACTCAGTTCATCGAGACGAAAGAGATGAATCAGACAACACTCTATCGTATCCTGGAACGATTTCTCGAAACTGGAAAAATCCACAAGGCAGAACTCAAGTGAGAAAAATATTTCGTCCTCTGTGAATGTCACAAAGAACAAGAAGAAGGAATAAAACTCCAATGCTGTAACCAGTGTCATTCTATCCAAGAACAGCACTTCCCGCTCGCACCCGATGCACTCCGAAGCGAGACGGTCGAATATCTGAAGTGTTGCGAAAAATGCAGATAA
- a CDS encoding cation diffusion facilitator family transporter, producing MFKLPTTASFGIRFALVMSLFLAIIKAIIGFLSGSLAILGSALDSLMDMFVSGVNVIALKLSEKEHSHTYAYGLGKVQGFAAIFEGLVVFASGAFLTYNGVMNFLAHKGPEVASLEIITMIVAMLGTGAIMWNFLRISRVTNSLLIRSDALHYSSDLFMNGGILLALLASKFFGLWWCDAVFAIGIGLWIIRNALPIIWSGILMLLDRALDAESIQKIGKFIMEEKGVEDFHYLKTRTSGDHTFIEAHIVFADKNILLREAHDISEAIESKVMAAFPGSTVTLHLDIDDAPELCDIRTKTC from the coding sequence ATGTTCAAACTCCCAACAACCGCATCTTTTGGAATCCGATTCGCGCTCGTTATGTCGCTTTTTCTCGCGATTATCAAAGCTATTATCGGATTCCTCTCAGGAAGTCTCGCGATTCTCGGTTCTGCGCTCGATTCTCTCATGGATATGTTCGTCTCGGGAGTGAATGTCATAGCACTGAAGCTCTCAGAGAAAGAACACAGTCACACATACGCATATGGACTCGGGAAAGTACAATGATTTGCTGCGATTTTCGAATGACTGGTGGTGTTTGCATCAGGAGCATTTCTGACATACAACGGCGTGATGAATTTTCTCGCACACAAGTGACCAGAAGTTGCATCTCTAGAAATCATCACGATGATTGTCGCCATGCTCGGAACTGGAGCTATTATGTGGAATTTCTTGCGCATTAGCCGAGTCACCAATTCCCTTCTGATTCGGTCTGATGCGCTTCATTATTCTTCGGATCTCTTCATGAATGGAGGAATCCTTCTTGCCCTTCTCGCGAGCAAATTCTTCGGGCTCTGGTGGTGTGATGCGGTTTTCGCTATCGGTATCGGACTCTGGATCATACGGAATGCTCTGCCAATTATCTGGAGTGGTATCCTGATGCTCCTCGATCGTGCGCTCGATGCCGAATCTATACAGAAAATCGGGAAATTCATCATGGAAGAAAAAGGCGTAGAAGATTTTCACTATCTGAAAACTCGCACTTCCGGAGATCATACATTCATCGAAGCACATATTGTTTTCGCGGACAAAAATATTCTCCTCAGAGAGGCACATGATATTTCTGAAGCGATCGAATCGAAAGTAATGGCAGCTTTCCCTGGTTCAACTGTTACGCTCCATCTCGATATCGACGATGCGCCAGAACTCTGCGACATTCGCACAAAGACGTGCTAA